A single window of Pleomorphomonas sp. T1.2MG-36 DNA harbors:
- the cyoE gene encoding heme o synthase: MTTLSRNPYVRLVKPGIVGGNLVSTAGGFLLAARGAVEVRLLVATLVGVALVVAGGCVINNVIDRDIDARMVRTASRPMVTGAVGVPTASVYGGLLAGGGLLLLALVSGPLAATVAAFGLVVYVGPYSLWFKRRSPVSVLVGSLAGATPPVIGYCAVTGRLDAAAVILFAMFALWQIPHSDAIAVLRRHDYAAAGVPTYPFRHGIAATRQRILVSIGAFAATSVALPFAGFTGLAYLCTAVACGGYWLHLAATGPTPLNERNWAKRIFLASLGCLLALCVLMAVDFR, encoded by the coding sequence GTGACGACGCTCAGCCGCAACCCCTATGTGCGCCTCGTCAAGCCCGGCATCGTCGGGGGCAACCTGGTCTCGACCGCTGGCGGCTTCCTGTTGGCGGCACGCGGCGCGGTGGAGGTCAGGCTGCTCGTCGCCACGCTTGTCGGCGTCGCGCTGGTGGTGGCCGGCGGCTGCGTCATCAACAACGTCATCGACCGCGACATCGACGCCCGGATGGTCCGCACGGCCAGCCGTCCCATGGTCACCGGCGCGGTCGGCGTGCCCACGGCCTCCGTCTATGGCGGCCTGTTGGCCGGCGGTGGGCTGCTGCTGCTGGCGCTCGTTTCCGGCCCGCTGGCGGCAACCGTCGCCGCCTTCGGCCTCGTCGTCTACGTCGGACCCTACAGCCTGTGGTTCAAGCGGCGCTCGCCGGTCAGCGTGCTGGTGGGCAGCCTTGCCGGCGCAACGCCGCCGGTGATCGGCTATTGTGCCGTGACCGGCCGCCTCGATGCCGCCGCCGTCATCCTGTTCGCGATGTTCGCGCTCTGGCAGATCCCGCATTCCGACGCCATCGCCGTTCTGCGCCGTCACGACTACGCCGCCGCCGGGGTGCCGACCTATCCGTTCCGCCACGGCATCGCCGCCACGCGGCAGCGCATCCTCGTCTCGATCGGCGCCTTCGCCGCCACCTCGGTGGCGCTGCCCTTCGCCGGCTTCACCGGCCTCGCCTATCTCTGCACGGCGGTGGCCTGCGGCGGCTACTGGCTGCACCTCGCCGCCACCGGCCCGACGCCCCTGAACGAGCGCAACTGGGCGAAGCGCATCTTCCTGGCGTCTCTGGGCTGCCTGCTGGCGCTCTGCGTGCTGATGGCCGTCGATTTCCGATGA
- a CDS encoding GFA family protein, producing MAWLSGGCLCGRVRYEADSYGAIVDYCHCDTCRRSTGGATVAWMQVRPDRFRVVSGEAATHASSPEMVRSFCGACGSQLFMTDAKGRSVGVTVGTLDDKTAVAPAAHGWDGDRPSWLCLADGLPRFSADPDYDN from the coding sequence ATGGCGTGGCTCTCGGGCGGCTGCCTGTGCGGCCGGGTTCGCTACGAGGCGGACAGTTACGGCGCCATCGTCGACTATTGCCATTGCGACACCTGCCGCCGGTCGACGGGCGGCGCCACCGTCGCCTGGATGCAGGTGCGGCCGGACCGCTTCCGCGTCGTCTCCGGTGAAGCGGCAACCCATGCCTCGTCCCCGGAGATGGTTCGCTCCTTCTGCGGCGCCTGCGGCAGCCAGCTTTTCATGACCGATGCCAAGGGGAGGTCGGTCGGCGTCACCGTCGGCACGCTCGACGACAAGACCGCAGTGGCTCCGGCTGCCCATGGCTGGGACGGCGACCGTCCCAGTTGGCTATGCCTTGCCGACGGTCTGCCGCGCTTTTCAGCCGATCCCGATTACGACAACTGA
- the cyoD gene encoding cytochrome o ubiquinol oxidase subunit IV, producing the protein MADHKTEHLPGAGASLHHYVRGLVLSVLLTGAAFALVMTGALPRNATIFVILALAAVQIFVHMVDFLHIDGSLEQRWNVYAALFAILVVGILVGGSIWIMFSAHERMMPGMTMTPEAF; encoded by the coding sequence ATGGCCGACCACAAGACCGAGCACCTTCCCGGCGCCGGCGCCTCGCTCCATCATTACGTTCGCGGCCTCGTCCTGTCGGTGCTGCTCACCGGCGCCGCCTTCGCCCTGGTGATGACGGGCGCCCTGCCGCGCAACGCCACCATCTTCGTCATCCTGGCGCTCGCCGCCGTGCAGATCTTCGTCCACATGGTCGACTTCCTGCACATCGACGGCTCGCTCGAACAGCGCTGGAACGTCTACGCCGCCCTCTTCGCCATCCTGGTGGTCGGCATCCTGGTCGGCGGAAGCATCTGGATCATGTTCAGCGCCCACGAACGGATGATGCCCGGCATGACCATGACCCCCGAGGCCTTCTGA
- the cyoB gene encoding cytochrome o ubiquinol oxidase subunit I, whose amino-acid sequence MTPLLGKLTLEEIPYHEPIIMGAVGVALLGVLAIAAMMSRYRLWGWLWSEYITSVDHKKIGIMYVLLGLVMLLRGFTDAVMMRLQQSMSLDPNPGYLPPEHFDQIFTAHGVIMIFFVAMPLIVGLMNIAVPLQIGARDVAFPFLNSLSFWLTFSGAMLVNASLIFGEFAKTGWAAYPPLSQLSFSPDVGVDYYIWSLQIGGIGTLLTGVNFLVTILRMRAPGMKMMHMPIFVWTAFCTNVLIVAAFPILTVTLALLGLDRYVGTHFFTNDGGGEQMMYVNLFWAWGHPEVYILVLPAFGVFSEVVATFSGKPLFGYKTMVWATIAITFFSFVVWLHHFFTMGAGANVNAFFGIATMIIAVPTGVKMFNWLFTMFRGRVRFSVPMLWSIGFIITFTIGGMTGVLLAMPGADFVLHNSLFLVAHFHNTIIGGVVFGIFAAINYWFPKAMGFRLSEPLGRASFWCWLIGFYVAFMPLYVLGFMGMTRRLNHYPDPDWQPWLILAAVGVAIIAVGILCTILQIVYSVWKRDQLRDTTGDPWDGRTLEWATASPPPMYNFAEIPRITEIDAFANMKANGTGMFVPGTPYSDIHMPRNTAAGFLMGIFSIALGFGLVWHIWWLAGLGAVAMTVALLVRLFDEDIAFVIPADQVKDMEMRRLEGVGQP is encoded by the coding sequence GTGACCCCACTTCTTGGTAAGCTCACACTCGAAGAGATCCCCTATCACGAGCCCATCATCATGGGGGCGGTCGGCGTCGCCCTCCTCGGGGTTCTCGCCATCGCGGCGATGATGAGCCGCTATCGCCTGTGGGGCTGGCTCTGGTCGGAGTACATCACCTCCGTCGATCACAAGAAGATCGGCATCATGTACGTCCTGCTCGGCCTCGTCATGCTGCTGCGCGGCTTCACCGACGCTGTCATGATGCGCCTCCAGCAATCGATGAGCCTCGACCCCAATCCGGGCTATCTGCCGCCGGAGCACTTCGACCAGATCTTCACGGCGCACGGCGTCATCATGATCTTCTTCGTGGCCATGCCGCTGATCGTCGGGCTGATGAACATCGCCGTGCCCTTGCAGATCGGCGCCCGCGACGTCGCCTTTCCCTTCCTGAACTCGCTGAGCTTCTGGCTGACCTTTTCCGGCGCCATGCTGGTCAACGCCTCGCTGATTTTCGGCGAATTCGCCAAGACCGGCTGGGCCGCCTATCCGCCGCTCTCCCAGTTGTCCTTCAGCCCCGACGTCGGCGTCGACTACTACATCTGGAGCCTTCAGATCGGCGGCATCGGCACGCTGCTGACCGGCGTCAACTTCCTCGTCACCATCCTGCGCATGCGGGCGCCCGGCATGAAGATGATGCACATGCCGATCTTCGTCTGGACCGCCTTCTGCACCAACGTGCTCATCGTCGCCGCCTTCCCCATCCTCACCGTCACGCTGGCGCTCCTCGGCCTCGACCGCTACGTCGGCACGCATTTCTTCACCAACGACGGCGGCGGCGAGCAGATGATGTACGTCAATCTGTTCTGGGCCTGGGGCCATCCGGAAGTCTACATCCTGGTGCTGCCGGCTTTCGGCGTGTTCTCGGAAGTCGTCGCCACCTTCTCCGGCAAGCCGCTGTTCGGCTACAAGACGATGGTCTGGGCGACGATTGCCATCACCTTCTTCTCTTTCGTCGTCTGGCTCCATCACTTCTTCACCATGGGTGCCGGCGCCAACGTCAATGCCTTCTTCGGCATCGCCACCATGATCATCGCCGTGCCCACCGGCGTGAAGATGTTCAACTGGCTGTTCACGATGTTCAGGGGCCGGGTGCGCTTCTCGGTGCCCATGCTCTGGTCGATCGGCTTCATCATCACCTTCACCATCGGCGGCATGACCGGCGTGCTCCTGGCCATGCCGGGCGCCGATTTCGTGCTGCACAACTCCCTGTTCCTGGTGGCCCATTTCCACAACACCATCATCGGCGGCGTGGTGTTCGGCATCTTCGCCGCCATCAACTACTGGTTCCCCAAGGCGATGGGCTTCCGCCTGTCGGAGCCGCTGGGTCGCGCCTCGTTCTGGTGCTGGCTCATCGGCTTCTACGTCGCCTTCATGCCGCTCTACGTGCTCGGCTTCATGGGCATGACGCGGCGGCTCAATCACTATCCCGATCCCGACTGGCAGCCCTGGCTGATACTGGCCGCCGTCGGCGTGGCGATCATCGCCGTGGGCATCCTCTGCACCATCCTGCAGATCGTCTACAGCGTCTGGAAACGCGACCAGCTGCGCGACACCACGGGCGACCCCTGGGATGGCCGCACCCTCGAGTGGGCCACCGCGTCGCCGCCGCCGATGTACAACTTCGCCGAAATACCGCGCATCACCGAAATCGACGCCTTCGCCAACATGAAGGCCAACGGCACCGGCATGTTCGTGCCGGGAACGCCCTATTCCGACATCCACATGCCCAGGAACACCGCGGCCGGCTTCCTGATGGGCATCTTCAGCATCGCCCTCGGCTTCGGCCTCGTCTGGCATATCTGGTGGCTGGCCGGCCTCGGCGCCGTCGCCATGACCGTCGCTCTGCTCGTCCGCCTGTTCGATGAGGACATCGCCTTCGTCATCCCGGCCGATCAGGTGAAGGACATGGAGATGCGCCGCCTTGAGGGAGTTGGCCAGCCATGA
- a CDS encoding DUF2798 domain-containing protein, giving the protein MMDKKTALISQVFMTFMMALTMSGFMSLIELGPTVDWLDHWPRAFLIAWPTAFVLTMVAWPTAMALTRKVVRPALKDDLSID; this is encoded by the coding sequence ATGATGGACAAGAAAACCGCATTGATTTCGCAAGTGTTCATGACCTTCATGATGGCCCTGACCATGTCGGGCTTCATGTCGCTGATCGAACTGGGACCGACAGTCGACTGGCTGGACCATTGGCCGAGGGCGTTCCTCATCGCCTGGCCGACCGCCTTCGTGCTGACCATGGTCGCCTGGCCAACCGCGATGGCGCTGACGCGGAAGGTCGTGCGTCCGGCGCTGAAGGATGACCTTTCCATCGACTGA
- the cyoC gene encoding cytochrome o ubiquinol oxidase subunit III: protein MTILDLPEAHSLHAEQHPPAHEDDAELTEKTVFGFWLYLMSDVVLFATLFAVYAVVGRSYAGGPTGRELFDLWFVLAETAVLLASSVAFGFVTLAAQDNRKTATLAWMAVTFAIGALFIVMELYEFHHLIAEGAGPSRSAFLSAYFALVGTHGLHVFTGLLWMIVMAVQLARDGLSATVHRRLGLLGLFWHFLDVIWIVVFTEVYLIGVL from the coding sequence ATGACCATTCTCGACCTTCCCGAAGCCCACTCGCTGCACGCCGAGCAGCACCCGCCGGCCCACGAGGACGACGCCGAACTCACCGAGAAGACCGTATTCGGCTTCTGGCTCTACCTGATGAGCGACGTGGTGCTGTTCGCCACGCTGTTCGCCGTCTATGCCGTGGTCGGCCGCAGCTACGCCGGCGGCCCGACCGGCCGGGAGCTGTTCGATCTGTGGTTCGTGCTGGCCGAGACGGCCGTGCTGCTCGCCAGCTCCGTCGCCTTTGGCTTCGTGACGCTGGCCGCCCAGGACAACCGCAAGACGGCGACGCTTGCCTGGATGGCGGTGACCTTCGCCATCGGCGCCCTGTTCATCGTCATGGAGCTCTACGAGTTCCACCATCTCATTGCGGAAGGGGCCGGCCCGAGCCGCAGCGCCTTCCTGTCGGCCTATTTCGCGCTGGTCGGCACCCACGGCCTGCACGTCTTCACCGGCCTTCTCTGGATGATCGTCATGGCCGTCCAGCTGGCCCGCGACGGGCTTTCCGCCACCGTCCATCGCCGCCTGGGCCTGCTCGGCCTGTTCTGGCATTTCCTCGACGTGATCTGGATCGTCGTCTTCACCGAAGTCTACCTGATCGGAGTGCTCTGA
- the cyoA gene encoding ubiquinol oxidase subunit II: MSVFRRFPLVTSGLARLRSAPIVLCSGLLLVSCRFPVLDPSGPIAAKEKQLILISTALMLLVVLPVIILTLFFVFWYRASNTRAHAMPNWAHSNAIEAVVWIVPALIVLALGWLAWTTTHALDPYRPLEETDKPTLEIDVVALDWKWLFIYPEQNIASVNEVAFPIDRPVHFEITSDTVMNSFFIPGLAGQMYAMAGMRTELSLIANKPGSFGGLSANYSGAGFSGMRFTALATSDADFEAWTRKVAAAGRPLDEAAYADLAKKRENSPVVYYAPGDPDLLINLIKKYRHTPPPEPTGDTPAEASQTPPAAHADH, translated from the coding sequence TTGTCCGTTTTCCGACGCTTCCCGCTCGTGACCTCCGGTCTTGCCCGCCTTCGTTCGGCGCCGATCGTCCTGTGTTCCGGCCTTCTGCTGGTCAGTTGCCGGTTCCCGGTGCTGGATCCGAGCGGACCGATCGCCGCCAAGGAAAAGCAGCTCATTCTGATCTCAACGGCGCTGATGCTGCTTGTCGTCCTGCCGGTGATCATCCTCACGCTGTTCTTCGTCTTCTGGTATCGGGCGTCCAACACCCGGGCGCACGCCATGCCCAACTGGGCGCATTCCAACGCCATCGAGGCCGTCGTCTGGATCGTGCCGGCGCTCATCGTCCTCGCGCTCGGCTGGCTCGCCTGGACCACCACCCACGCCCTCGACCCCTACCGGCCGCTCGAAGAGACCGACAAGCCGACGCTGGAGATCGACGTCGTCGCGCTCGATTGGAAGTGGCTGTTCATCTACCCCGAGCAGAACATCGCCAGCGTCAACGAGGTCGCCTTCCCCATCGACAGGCCCGTCCATTTCGAGATCACCTCCGACACGGTGATGAACTCGTTCTTCATCCCCGGCCTCGCCGGCCAGATGTACGCCATGGCCGGCATGCGCACCGAGCTCAGCCTGATCGCCAACAAGCCGGGCAGCTTCGGCGGCCTGTCGGCCAACTACAGCGGCGCCGGCTTCTCGGGCATGCGGTTCACCGCGCTGGCCACCTCCGATGCCGATTTCGAGGCCTGGACGCGCAAGGTCGCCGCCGCCGGCCGGCCGCTCGACGAGGCCGCCTATGCCGATCTCGCCAAGAAGCGGGAGAACAGCCCGGTGGTCTACTACGCGCCGGGCGACCCCGACCTGCTGATCAATCTCATCAAGAAATACCGCCATACGCCGCCGCCGGAACCGACGGGCGATACGCCGGCAGAGGCGAGCCAGACGCCGCCAGCCGCACACGCGGACCACTGA
- the arfB gene encoding alternative ribosome rescue aminoacyl-tRNA hydrolase ArfB, with product MIYVADRLYIDEKDLSFSYVLASGPGGQNVNKVATAVALRYDLYNASGIPWETKVRASRIAGPSRLTQAGEIVIQAQRFRSQERNREDALDRLKAILAEAAIPPKPRVATKPTRASKVRRVDAKTKRGAVKRDRQRPAGED from the coding sequence ATGATCTACGTTGCCGACCGCCTCTATATCGACGAGAAGGACCTCTCCTTCTCCTACGTCCTGGCGTCCGGCCCGGGCGGACAGAACGTCAACAAGGTGGCGACGGCGGTAGCGCTGCGCTACGACCTCTACAACGCGTCGGGCATTCCCTGGGAAACCAAGGTGCGCGCCTCGCGCATCGCCGGGCCGTCGCGGTTGACGCAGGCCGGCGAGATCGTCATCCAGGCCCAGCGCTTCCGGTCGCAGGAGCGCAATCGCGAGGACGCCCTCGACCGCCTGAAGGCCATTCTCGCCGAGGCGGCGATCCCGCCCAAACCGCGCGTCGCCACCAAGCCGACGCGGGCGAGCAAGGTGCGCCGTGTCGATGCCAAGACCAAGCGCGGCGCCGTCAAGCGCGACCGGCAACGGCCGGCCGGCGAGGACTGA
- a CDS encoding MFS transporter: protein MSTAILTSESIGRAEQFSTRVAFFIAGFGGAVWAALVPFAKTRAGLEAGGLGLLLLAFGIGSIIAMPLAGALAGKYGCRRVLIVSSLMVCIALPALAIVSSAPLLAVALFILGAGVGSVDCVINIQAVIVERVAGKALMSGFHGLFSVGGIAGAAGCAGLLSFGASPVIVSLVAAVFTAAMLIWAAPHFLGFGGDTSGPAFALPRGVVLFIGILCFIVFLTEGAILDWSAVFLTFTRGADPAHAGFGYAAFATTMTIGRLSGDAIVRRVSRTTIILVGGLLAASGLLVATLVPSVTAAMIGFAMIGAGCSNIVPVLYSAIGKQTLMPESVAVPAVTTLGYAGILMGPAAIGFVAHIASLPTAFLIISVFLVGVAASGRFLKV from the coding sequence ATGTCCACCGCCATCCTGACGTCCGAGAGCATCGGGCGCGCCGAGCAGTTTTCCACGCGCGTTGCCTTCTTCATCGCCGGTTTCGGCGGTGCCGTGTGGGCGGCGCTGGTGCCGTTCGCCAAGACGCGCGCCGGTCTCGAAGCCGGCGGTCTCGGCCTTCTGCTGCTGGCCTTCGGCATCGGTTCGATCATCGCCATGCCGCTCGCAGGCGCGTTGGCTGGCAAATATGGCTGCCGCCGGGTGCTGATCGTCTCCTCGCTGATGGTCTGCATCGCCCTGCCGGCGCTGGCCATCGTGTCGAGCGCGCCGTTGCTCGCGGTCGCGCTGTTCATTCTGGGCGCCGGCGTCGGCTCGGTCGACTGCGTCATCAACATTCAGGCGGTGATCGTCGAACGGGTGGCCGGCAAGGCGCTGATGAGCGGCTTCCATGGGCTGTTCAGCGTCGGCGGCATCGCCGGCGCCGCCGGTTGCGCCGGTCTCCTCAGCTTTGGCGCCTCGCCGGTCATCGTGTCGCTGGTCGCGGCGGTGTTCACGGCGGCCATGCTGATCTGGGCAGCGCCGCATTTCCTCGGCTTCGGCGGCGATACTTCCGGCCCCGCTTTCGCGCTGCCGCGCGGCGTGGTGCTGTTCATCGGCATCCTCTGCTTCATCGTCTTCCTGACCGAGGGCGCCATCCTCGATTGGAGCGCGGTGTTCCTCACCTTCACGCGCGGCGCCGATCCGGCGCATGCCGGCTTCGGCTACGCGGCCTTCGCCACCACCATGACCATCGGCCGCCTCAGTGGCGACGCCATCGTGCGGCGGGTCAGCCGGACGACCATCATCCTCGTCGGCGGGCTTCTGGCCGCGTCGGGTCTGCTGGTGGCGACGCTGGTGCCGTCGGTGACGGCGGCGATGATCGGCTTTGCGATGATCGGCGCCGGCTGTTCCAACATCGTGCCGGTCCTCTACAGCGCCATCGGCAAGCAGACGCTGATGCCGGAAAGCGTGGCCGTGCCGGCGGTGACGACGCTCGGCTACGCCGGCATCCTGATGGGGCCGGCGGCCATCGGCTTCGTCGCCCACATCGCCTCGCTGCCGACCGCCTTCCTGATCATCTCGGTGTTCCTGGTCGGCGTTGCGGCGAGCGGACGCTTCCTGAAGGTGTAA
- a CDS encoding NAD-dependent malic enzyme, which yields MTDVTLKDAPVKAIPTSQALIEDPLLNKGTAFTQAERDAFKLNGYFGDAVETLDTQVARSLETIRALPTNLDRYVYLRDLQDANETLYFAVITRNLDELLPMIYTPTVGAGCQQYHHIIRRPRGLFISYPNRAKMDEILANPRYDNVECIVVTDGERILGLGDQGVGGMGIPVGKLAIYTGCGGIAPDTVLPITLDTGTNNAERIADPLYFGWKHERVRDEEYDSFIDQFVEAVKKRWPNVLLQWEDFHKNNANRLLDKYRDALCTFNDDIQGTASVATGTLLAGIQITGKPLSEQRVAILGGGSAGIGIADLIRMAMVSEGLSDEEARKRFFIVGRYGLVTEKTPNLDTFQLGFRQDSKIIDGWDVAEAGKASLYEVIKNAKPTVLVGVSGQPGVFTEEIIREIAKHTERPIVFPLSNPTSCVEAQPSDIIKWTEGRAIIGTGSPFLPFEYEGKTYHFAQTNNSYIFPGVGLGTLAVGAKRVTDAMFLAAARSLAELSPAKTKPGDKLLPTLDRMREVSSYIAVAVAKQAMAEGLAPKMDDAAIKAAIKAKVWAPEYKSLV from the coding sequence ATGACTGACGTGACCCTCAAGGACGCCCCCGTCAAGGCGATCCCCACGAGCCAGGCCCTCATCGAAGATCCGTTGCTGAACAAGGGCACGGCCTTCACCCAGGCCGAACGCGACGCGTTCAAGCTCAACGGCTATTTCGGCGACGCCGTCGAGACGCTCGACACCCAGGTTGCCCGCAGCCTGGAGACCATCCGCGCGCTGCCGACCAACCTCGACCGCTACGTTTACCTGCGCGATCTGCAGGACGCCAACGAGACGCTCTACTTCGCGGTGATCACCCGCAACCTCGATGAACTGCTGCCGATGATCTACACGCCGACCGTCGGCGCCGGCTGCCAGCAGTATCACCACATCATCCGTCGTCCGCGTGGCCTGTTCATCTCCTACCCGAACCGCGCCAAGATGGACGAGATCCTCGCCAACCCGCGCTATGACAACGTCGAGTGCATCGTCGTCACCGACGGCGAGCGCATCCTCGGCCTGGGCGACCAGGGCGTCGGCGGCATGGGCATTCCGGTCGGCAAGCTGGCCATCTACACCGGTTGCGGCGGCATCGCCCCCGACACCGTCCTGCCGATCACCCTCGACACCGGCACCAACAACGCCGAGCGCATCGCCGATCCGCTCTACTTCGGCTGGAAGCACGAGCGCGTCCGGGACGAAGAGTACGACAGCTTCATCGACCAGTTCGTCGAAGCCGTGAAGAAGCGCTGGCCGAACGTTCTGCTGCAGTGGGAAGACTTCCACAAGAACAACGCCAACCGTCTGCTGGACAAGTATCGTGACGCGCTCTGCACGTTCAACGACGACATCCAGGGCACCGCTTCGGTTGCCACCGGCACGCTTCTGGCCGGCATCCAGATCACCGGCAAGCCGCTCTCCGAGCAGCGCGTTGCCATCCTCGGCGGTGGTTCGGCCGGTATCGGCATCGCCGACCTGATCCGCATGGCCATGGTTTCGGAAGGCCTCTCCGACGAGGAAGCCCGCAAGCGCTTCTTCATCGTCGGCCGCTACGGCCTGGTCACCGAGAAGACGCCGAACCTCGACACCTTCCAGCTCGGCTTCCGTCAGGACAGCAAGATCATCGACGGCTGGGACGTTGCCGAGGCCGGCAAGGCGTCGCTCTATGAAGTGATCAAGAACGCCAAGCCGACCGTGCTCGTCGGCGTGTCCGGCCAGCCGGGCGTCTTCACGGAAGAAATCATCCGCGAGATCGCCAAGCACACCGAGCGTCCGATCGTCTTCCCGCTGTCGAACCCGACGTCCTGCGTCGAGGCTCAGCCGTCGGACATCATCAAGTGGACCGAAGGCCGCGCCATCATCGGCACGGGCTCGCCGTTCCTGCCCTTCGAGTATGAGGGCAAGACCTACCACTTCGCCCAGACCAACAACTCCTACATCTTCCCGGGCGTCGGCCTCGGCACGCTGGCCGTTGGCGCCAAGCGCGTGACGGACGCCATGTTCCTGGCCGCTGCCCGCTCGCTTGCCGAGCTGTCGCCGGCCAAGACCAAGCCGGGCGACAAGCTGCTGCCGACGCTGGACCGCATGCGCGAGGTCTCCTCGTACATCGCCGTCGCCGTCGCCAAGCAGGCGATGGCCGAGGGCCTTGCGCCGAAGATGGACGACGCTGCCATCAAGGCCGCCATCAAGGCCAAGGTGTGGGCGCCGGAATACAAGTCGCTGGTGTGA
- a CDS encoding LysE family translocator has translation MSALTSPEFLITSLIVVASPGTGVIYTLGAGLGRGARAATIAAFGCTLGILPHLLAAVLGLSAMMQTSVVAFEILRVAGVAYLLYMAWMTLKETGALAVAPDGRDASALDITTRAILLNLLNPKLTVFFLAFLPQFVGHGDAQPTLRFVELGGVFMAMTFAVFVVYGVAAATVRDQVLSRPSVLAMMRRLFAGAFVLLGVKLALTEQQ, from the coding sequence ATGTCCGCTCTCACCTCCCCCGAATTCCTCATCACCTCGCTGATCGTCGTCGCCTCGCCGGGCACCGGCGTCATCTACACCCTCGGTGCCGGTCTCGGCCGGGGCGCCCGGGCGGCGACGATTGCCGCCTTCGGCTGCACGCTGGGCATCCTGCCGCATCTTCTCGCCGCCGTGCTCGGCCTCTCCGCGATGATGCAGACGAGTGTTGTCGCCTTCGAGATTCTCAGGGTGGCCGGTGTCGCCTATCTGCTCTACATGGCTTGGATGACGCTGAAGGAAACCGGCGCGCTGGCCGTGGCGCCGGACGGCCGGGATGCCTCGGCGCTCGACATCACGACGCGGGCGATCCTGCTCAATCTGCTCAATCCCAAGCTCACGGTGTTCTTCCTCGCCTTCCTGCCGCAGTTCGTCGGCCATGGCGACGCGCAGCCGACGCTGCGCTTCGTGGAGCTGGGCGGCGTGTTCATGGCGATGACCTTCGCCGTGTTCGTCGTCTACGGCGTCGCCGCCGCCACGGTGCGCGATCAGGTGCTGTCGCGGCCCTCGGTGCTGGCCATGATGCGCCGCCTGTTCGCCGGAGCCTTCGTGCTGCTGGGCGTCAAGCTGGCGCTGACGGAACAGCAGTAA